DNA from Mesorhizobium sp. B2-1-1:
GCTGATATAGGAACGTGTCGCGTGAAATGGAATGGCCTAAACCCCTGCGCAATCGCGCCGGCCTCCCGCGCCCCGCTCGTCGGTCGCTGTCGGATTTGTCGGCGCTTCATGGCCCATTGCGGCGGTGTTCCCGCTCTGATTTCCTGCACCGATGCATTTCATCCCGACAGCCGTTCGCGGCCCCCTGTTCATGATCGTCTCGACCGGGTCGTATCTCATCAACGATACGATGATGAAGCTCGCCACGGCGGGCCTGCCGTCCTATGAAGTGCTGTTCCTGCGCGGCGCAGCGGCAGCGCTCTGGGGCTTTCCGCTGCTGCTTGCGCTTGGTTATGGCAAACAGATCCCGCTGATCTTCGACAAGCGCGTGCTGCACCGCAACCTGCTCGAACTGGCCGCCATCCTTTGTTACGTCGTGGCGCTCGCCAACATGCAGATCGCCGATTCCACCGCCCTCGGACAGGTCACGCCGCTCTTGATGCTGGTCGGCTCCTCCATCCTGTTCGGCGAGCGGATCGGCGGCCAGCGCATGGCGCTGATCGGTCTCGGCTTCATCGGCGCGCTGATGGTGGCGCAACCGACCATGCAGGGCATCTCGGTCTACGCCTTGCTGGCGCTTGGCAATGCGGCATTGTCGGCCGCGCGCGATCTCACCGGCAGGCGGGTTCCGGCCGAGGTGCCGGGAATGATCGTGGCGATCTCCGCCGTCGTCGTGGTGCTGATCGGCGCCGGTGCGGCACACCTGGTTTCAGAGCGCTGGATCATGCCCGGAGCACATCATTTGCTGCTCATGGCCGGAGCCGGGTTTTTCCTGATCTTCGGCCATTTCTTCATCTTCATGGCCTATCGCGTCGGGCCGACCAGCGCGGTGGCGCCGTTCTACTACTGCTTCACCGTCTGGGCGATGATTTCGGGCCTGCTGGTGTTCGGACAATTCCCGAACGCGCTGGCGATCTGCGGCATCCTTCTGGTTGTCGGCAGCGGACTGGCCATCGTCTCGCTCGACCAGCGCAGGCGCCGGCTGACTGTCGTCGCCTAAGTCGGCTCCAGTTGCGGCCGATTATCGCCGGGGGTCTCGCCGCAAGCTCAACACGCTGTCCGCGATATCCTCAAGAGGGTCAGATAAGACGCGCCAGACGGCGCTCCGCGGTGGCAAACACCGCCGATGAAGGACAGGACGGGCGCATGACCCGAGTGCGGGATCCGGTTTCGGGGAAGCTCATGCACGAGCGGACAGGTAGAAATCCCATCCCGAACTATCGGAATGGGACTGGTGCTAAATCGGCCGCTTGCCGGCGAACTGGTGGTAGGCCCACAACACGACCACGGCGCCCACCACCGCGACGATCAGGCTGTATATGTTGAGACCGGTCACGCCCGACGCGCCGAAAGCGCTGAAGATCAGGCCGCCGACAATGGCGCCGACAATGCCGAGCACGATATCCATGATCATGCCCTGGCCGCTCTTGTTGACGATCTTGCTGCCAAGAAAGCCGGCGATGACGCCCAGAATAATCCAGCTGATGATTGACATTTTTCCTCTCCAATCCCCCGCCGCGTCCATCATTTTCATATGATTGTCAAAAGCTCAAGCCAGCTTGAAATTCCGCCCGATTGCGTCATTGTGAGGATGGGACGGGCTTGGTTGACAAGGAGATCCACGATGGGACTGTTTGACAATGCCGTTCCGGGCGGCAACATCACCAAACCCCTGATGATCGCGCTCGGCGCGCTGTTGGTCGGAAAGATGCTCAGCGGCAGGAGTGCCGAACAGCCGGAGCAACCCCAAGCTCCCGTACCGGCCGAGCCCGGTGAAACCACGGCCGGCGATGGCGGCCTGCTTGGCGGACTGGGCGGCCTGCTCGACAAATTGAAGAACTCCGGCCACGGCAACGTCGCCGATTCCTGGGTCGGCACCGGCCAGAACCAACCGATCAACGCCAACGACCTGGGCAACGCGATCGGACCGCAGGTCATCCGCGAGATCGCGCAACGGACGGGGCTCGACGAGCAGGAACTGCTCAAGCAATTGTCCGCAGCCTTGCCTGGCATCGTCGACAAGCTGACGCCGAACGGCCAGGTGCCGCAGCAACATCAGGTCGCGTCGGCCTTCAACAGCTGAAGCCAGTGGACAGCCATCCTCTGGAGCGCTGCGCGACTTGGCCGCGCAGCGTTTCAGCTTGCCGATGGCATGGGTTGGAAATCTGGAGCGGGTAGCGGGAATCGAACCCGCATATTCAGCTTGGAAGGCTGCTGCTCTACCACTGAGCTATACCCGCGCCGTGCCCTGAAGTATCGGATTCCGCGGAAAAGCGCCATGCGCTTTTCGCCTCCGATGCTTTCACGTTTCAGGGCTTCCGGGCCGGCAGTGGTGGAGAGGGTTGGATTCGAACCAACGTAGGCTAAGCCAACGGATTTACAGTCCGTCCCCTTTAACCACTCGGGCACCTCTCCAGTCTGCCGCCGGAGCCATGCAACGAGGCATTCTTGCCGATCCGGACCCGAGTATCACTTCTCCGAAATCAGCGAAGCGCCTTATGGCGGCAAGGCCAGTGGGTGTCAACCGCGTGGGAAGGGTTTTTCGATGTTGTTCGCCGGCTGCGGCGACGGGCCATATCCCTGGCCGCCGGAGACCGCTATAGAAGCCGGCCATGAGCAACAAGACCGGCACCCCGAAAGACACCCACTACGCCAAGCTGCGTCGTGCACACCGCGACGAAAAGAGCGGCGGCGCGCCGGCATTCCGGCCGCGCCAGCCCATGCCGCCGGGCGAGAACGCAGCCGACGGGCTGGTGCGGCTCTATGGCCTGCATACGGTGCGCGCGGCACTCGACAATCCGCGCCGCAAGATCCGGAAAATGCTGGTGACGCGCAATGCCGCCGAGCGGCTGGGACTGGCCGACCTCGCGGCTCTTCCCTTCAAGGCGGAACTGGTCGAACCCAGGGACATCGACAAGATCACGGGTTCGGATGCCGTGCACCAAGGCGCGTTGATCGAGGCCGAGCCGCTGAAGCCCAAGCGACTCGACGCTCTCGGCGATACAAAGCTGGTGCTGGTGCTCGACCAGATCACCGATCCGCACAATGTCGGCGCCATCCTGCGCTCGGCGGTCGCCTTCGATGCCGGCGCGCTGATCACCACGGCGCGCCACAGCCCGCAGGAATCGGGCGTGCTGGCGAAATCAGCCTCGGGCGCGCTCGAACATATCGACCAGATCGAGGTCAAGAACCTGGCCGACGCGCTCGCGCAACTGCACGAGGCCGGCTTCCAGACAATCGGTCTCGATTCGGACGGCCCGGCCGAACTCGAAACGAGCTTTGCCGGCGACAAGCTTGCCCTGGTGCTGGGCGCGGAAGGCAAGGGCTTGCGCCAGAAGACGCGCGAGACGGTGACGACACTGGCCCGCCTCGACATGCCCGGCGCGATCCGCTCGCTCAACGTGTCGAACGCGGCGGCGGTAAGCCTTTATGCGGCACGGAAATTCCTGAGGCAGTAGGGCAGTACGGCAATAAGGCAGTAGGGTTTCCAATCCGCCCGGAACGG
Protein-coding regions in this window:
- a CDS encoding DMT family transporter gives rise to the protein MHFIPTAVRGPLFMIVSTGSYLINDTMMKLATAGLPSYEVLFLRGAAAALWGFPLLLALGYGKQIPLIFDKRVLHRNLLELAAILCYVVALANMQIADSTALGQVTPLLMLVGSSILFGERIGGQRMALIGLGFIGALMVAQPTMQGISVYALLALGNAALSAARDLTGRRVPAEVPGMIVAISAVVVVLIGAGAAHLVSERWIMPGAHHLLLMAGAGFFLIFGHFFIFMAYRVGPTSAVAPFYYCFTVWAMISGLLVFGQFPNALAICGILLVVGSGLAIVSLDQRRRRLTVVA
- a CDS encoding GlsB/YeaQ/YmgE family stress response membrane protein, which translates into the protein MSIISWIILGVIAGFLGSKIVNKSGQGMIMDIVLGIVGAIVGGLIFSAFGASGVTGLNIYSLIVAVVGAVVVLWAYHQFAGKRPI
- a CDS encoding YidB family protein, encoding MGLFDNAVPGGNITKPLMIALGALLVGKMLSGRSAEQPEQPQAPVPAEPGETTAGDGGLLGGLGGLLDKLKNSGHGNVADSWVGTGQNQPINANDLGNAIGPQVIREIAQRTGLDEQELLKQLSAALPGIVDKLTPNGQVPQQHQVASAFNS
- a CDS encoding TrmH family RNA methyltransferase, with the protein product MSNKTGTPKDTHYAKLRRAHRDEKSGGAPAFRPRQPMPPGENAADGLVRLYGLHTVRAALDNPRRKIRKMLVTRNAAERLGLADLAALPFKAELVEPRDIDKITGSDAVHQGALIEAEPLKPKRLDALGDTKLVLVLDQITDPHNVGAILRSAVAFDAGALITTARHSPQESGVLAKSASGALEHIDQIEVKNLADALAQLHEAGFQTIGLDSDGPAELETSFAGDKLALVLGAEGKGLRQKTRETVTTLARLDMPGAIRSLNVSNAAAVSLYAARKFLRQ